A stretch of the Cygnus atratus isolate AKBS03 ecotype Queensland, Australia chromosome 34, CAtr_DNAZoo_HiC_assembly, whole genome shotgun sequence genome encodes the following:
- the LOC118261186 gene encoding olfactory receptor 14A16-like has protein sequence MSNSSSISEFLLLPFADTRELQLLHFALFLGIYLAALLGNGLILTAVACDHRLHTPMYFFLLNLALIDLGCISTTVPKAMANSLWDTRAISYAGCAAQVFAFVFLISAEFFLLTVMSYDRYVAICKPLHYGSLLGSRACAQMAAAAWGSGVLYALLHTANTFSLPLCQGNAVDQFFCEIPQILKLSCTNSYLREAGLLMFTSFLGFGCFVFIVFSYVQIFMAVPRMPSEQGQHKAFSTCLPHLAVVSLFFSTVIFAYLKPHSISSPNLNLAAAVLYSMLPPVANPFIYSMRNQDLKDSIWKMLIGFLSVATDCLPSSANDSHCMSRQALLPFCLVFVGLFGCFSLVSL, from the coding sequence atgtccaacagcagctccatcagcgagttcctcctcctgccattcgcagacacgcgggagctgcagctcctgcacttcgcgctcttcctgggcatctacctggctgccctcctgggcaacggcctcatcctcaccgccgtagcctgcgaccaccgcctccacacccccatgtacttcttcctcctcaacctcgccctgattgacctgggctgcatctccaccactgtccccaaagccatggccaattccctctgggacaccagggccatttcCTATGCAGGATGTGCTGCCCAGGTCTTTGCATTTGTCTTCTTGATATCAGCagagttttttcttctcactgtcaTGTCCTAtgaccgctacgttgccatctgcaagcccctgcactatgggagcctcctgggcagcagagcttgtgcccagatggcagctgctgcctggggcagtggggttctctatgctctgctgcacactgccaatacattttccctgccgctctgccaaggcaatgctgtggaccagttcttctgcgaaatcccccagatcctcaagctctcctgcacTAACTCCTACCTCAGGGAAGCTGGGCTTCTCATGTTCACGTCCTTTTTGGGTTTTggatgctttgttttcattgttttttcctaCGTGCAGATCTTCATGGCAGTGCcgaggatgccctctgagcagggacagcacaaagccttttccacgtgcctccctcacctggccgtggtcTCACTCTTTTTCAGCACTGTCAtatttgcctacctgaagccccactccatctcctccccaaaCCTGAACCTGGCGGCGGCAGTTCTGTACTCCATGCTGCCTCCAGTAGCGAACCCcttcatctacagcatgaggaaccaggatCTCAAGGATTCAATATGGAAAATGTTGATTGGGTTTTTATCTGTGGCCACAGACTGTCTACCTTCTTCTGCAAATGACTCCCACTGTATGTCACGACAGGCACTCTTGCCTTTCTGCTTggtgtttgttggtttgttcggttgtttttcccttgtgtCCTTGTGA
- the LOC118261187 gene encoding olfactory receptor 14C36-like yields the protein MSNSSSISEFLLLPFADTRQLQLLHFALFLGIYLAALLGNGLILTAIACDRRLHTPMYFFLLNLALLDLGCISTTVPKAMANSLWDTRAISYSGCAAQVFLLPFLMSAEYFLLTVMSYDRYVAICKPLHYGSLLDSRACAQMAAAAWGSGFLDAVLHTANTFSLPLCQGNAVDQFFCEIPSILKLSCSDSYLREIELLTFNGFLFCGCFLFIFFSDVQIFKSVLRMPSEQGRHKVFSTCLPHLAVVFLFLSTGMCAYLKPPSISSPSLDLVMAFLYSVMPPAVNPVIYSMRNQELKNAIRKVMSWMFVRMC from the coding sequence atgtccaacagcagctccatcagcgagttcctcctcctgccattcgcagacacgcggcagctgcagctcctgcacttcgcgctcttcctgggcatctacctggctgccctcctgggcaacggcctcatcctcacagccaTAGCCTGCGACCgccgcctccacacccccatgtacttcttcctcctcaatctcgccctcctcgacctgggctgcatctccaccactgtccccaaagccatggccaattccctctgggacaccagggccatttcCTACTCaggatgtgctgcacaggtctttcttctcccctttctcaTGTCAGCAGagtattttcttctcactgtcaTGTCCTAcgaccgctacgttgccatctgcaagcccctgcactatgGGAGCCTCCTGgacagcagagcttgtgcccagatggcagcagctgcctggggcagtggctttcttgatgctgtcctgcacactgccaatacattttccctgcccctctgccaaggcaatgctgtggaccagttcttctgtgaaatcccctcgatcctcaagctctcctgctcagactcCTACCTCAGGGAAATTGAGCTTCTCACGTTTaatggttttctgttttgcgggtgttttcttttcatttttttctctgatgtgcAGATCTTCAAGtctgtgctgaggatgccctctgagcagggacGGCACAAAGTCTTctccacgtgcctccctcacctggccgtggtctttctgtttctcagcactGGCATGTgtgcctacctgaagcccccctccatctcctctccatccctggaCCTTGTGATGGCTTTCCTGTACTCGGTGATGCCCCCAGCAGTGAACCCCgtcatctacagcatgaggaaccaggagctcaagAATGCCATTAGGAAAGTGATGTCATGGATGTTTGTAAGGATGTGTTGA